In Bacillus sp. NP247, one DNA window encodes the following:
- the dltC gene encoding D-alanine--poly(phosphoribitol) ligase subunit DltC, with protein MAEFKEQVLDILEEVCENDIVKENLDVQLFEEGILDSFAVVSLLVEFQERLEIEVSISDFDRDEWATPNMVIKKLEEIR; from the coding sequence ATGGCAGAATTCAAAGAGCAAGTATTAGATATTTTAGAAGAAGTATGTGAAAACGATATTGTGAAAGAAAACTTAGATGTTCAATTATTTGAAGAAGGTATTCTTGATTCTTTCGCTGTAGTATCTTTATTAGTAGAATTCCAAGAGCGTTTAGAGATTGAAGTTTCTATTTCTGATTTTGACCGCGATGAGTGGGCTACACCAAATATGGTTATTAAAAAGTTGGAAGAAATCCGATGA
- the dltB gene encoding D-alanyl-lipoteichoic acid biosynthesis protein DltB, with amino-acid sequence MTAYGSFYFFAIVGILLIPTIIAGFKGKMLRKYNAFLTLVMLVIIFSDKPKQAIMLAAFIIWQYVLIKGYLMLRKQNNSTFTFCIAVILSILPLILAKIAPFVPELHFIVFAGMSYVTFRAVQMVFEVRDNLIKELSFFNFWEFVLFFPAISSGPIDRYRRFQKDIQKPPSAEEYQKLLYTGLNRIFQGFLYKFIIAHLITTYLVKAVFANQDTLLSNVIFMYATSMQLFFDFAGYSAFVIGISYMMGIKTPENFNKPFLSRNIKDFWNRWHMSLSFWFRDFIYMRFVFFATKKKLIKNRYTISYIGAFLNFFIMGIWHIQGSAVAQYVIYGLYHAALFILFDIFERKNKKHKFWPNNKFTHVLAIVITFHVVCFGFLIFSGHLNRYF; translated from the coding sequence ATGACCGCATATGGATCATTTTATTTTTTCGCTATAGTAGGCATTTTATTAATACCTACTATCATAGCTGGATTTAAAGGTAAAATGTTGCGTAAATATAATGCCTTTTTAACATTAGTAATGCTTGTTATTATCTTCTCTGATAAACCGAAGCAAGCAATCATGTTAGCCGCATTTATTATTTGGCAATATGTCCTTATTAAAGGCTATTTAATGTTAAGAAAACAAAATAATAGTACATTCACGTTTTGTATAGCTGTTATTTTATCGATTTTACCGCTTATTTTGGCAAAAATCGCACCGTTTGTACCTGAATTGCATTTTATTGTTTTCGCAGGTATGTCTTACGTAACATTTAGAGCTGTACAGATGGTCTTTGAAGTTCGTGATAATTTAATTAAAGAACTTTCCTTCTTTAATTTCTGGGAATTCGTTTTGTTCTTCCCTGCGATTTCAAGTGGACCTATCGATCGTTACCGTAGATTCCAAAAAGATATCCAAAAGCCGCCTAGTGCTGAGGAATATCAAAAGTTACTATATACAGGGCTTAACCGTATTTTCCAAGGTTTTCTGTATAAATTTATAATCGCGCACTTGATAACAACATATCTTGTAAAGGCAGTATTCGCCAATCAAGATACACTTTTATCTAATGTGATTTTTATGTACGCTACTAGCATGCAATTATTCTTTGACTTTGCAGGTTATAGTGCGTTCGTAATTGGTATCAGTTACATGATGGGAATTAAAACGCCAGAAAACTTTAATAAGCCATTCCTTAGTCGTAACATTAAAGACTTCTGGAACCGCTGGCACATGAGTTTATCATTCTGGTTCCGTGATTTCATCTACATGCGTTTCGTCTTTTTTGCAACGAAGAAAAAGTTAATTAAAAATCGCTACACAATTTCGTATATCGGTGCATTTTTAAACTTTTTCATTATGGGAATTTGGCACATCCAAGGAAGCGCTGTTGCGCAGTATGTTATTTACGGTCTATATCATGCCGCTCTGTTTATCTTATTCGATATTTTCGAACGAAAAAACAAGAAGCATAAGTTTTGGCCAAACAATAAATTTACACACGTCCTTGCGATTGTAATTACGTTCCACGTTGTATGTTTCGGTTTCCTTATTTTCTCTGGACACCTTAACAGATACTTTTAA
- the dltA gene encoding D-alanine--poly(phosphoribitol) ligase subunit DltA: MKLLEQIEKWAVETPDQTAFVWRDAKITYKQLKEDSDALAHWISSEYPDDRSPIMVYGHMQPEMIINFLGCVKAGHAYIPVDLSIPADRVQRIAENSGAKLLLSGTEVTVTDLPVRIVSEDNLKDIFFTHKGNIPNPEHAVKGDENFYIIYTSGSTGNPKGVQITYNCLVSFTKWAVEDFNLQTGQVFLNQAPFSFDLSVMDIYPSLVTGSTLWAIDKDMIARPKDLFASLEQSDIQVWTSTPSFAEMCLMEASFSESMLPNMKTFLFCGEVLPNEVARKLIERFPKATIMNTYGPTEATVAVTGIHVTEEVLDQYKSLPVGYCKSDCRLLIMKEDGTLAPDGEKGEIVIVGPSVSVGYLGSPELTEKAFTMIDGERAYKTGDAGYVENGLLFYNGRLDFQIKLHGYRMELEEIEHHLRACSYVEGAVIVPIKKGEKYDYLLAVVVPGEHSFEKEFKLTSAIKKELNERLPNYMIPRKFMYQSSIPMTPNGKVDRKKLLSEVTA, encoded by the coding sequence ATGAAGTTATTAGAACAAATTGAAAAGTGGGCTGTAGAAACGCCTGATCAAACCGCTTTTGTTTGGCGAGATGCGAAAATTACGTACAAACAATTAAAGGAAGATTCTGATGCGTTAGCACATTGGATTTCTTCTGAGTATCCAGATGATCGTTCACCAATTATGGTTTATGGCCATATGCAACCTGAAATGATTATTAACTTTTTAGGTTGTGTAAAAGCTGGACATGCTTACATTCCTGTAGATTTATCTATCCCAGCTGATCGCGTACAACGTATCGCTGAAAATTCTGGTGCGAAATTACTTTTATCAGGAACAGAAGTAACTGTAACTGATTTACCAGTTCGCATCGTAAGTGAAGACAACTTAAAAGATATTTTCTTTACTCATAAAGGGAACATTCCAAATCCTGAACATGCGGTAAAAGGTGATGAGAACTTCTACATTATTTACACATCAGGAAGTACAGGTAATCCGAAAGGGGTTCAGATTACTTATAACTGTCTTGTTAGCTTTACAAAATGGGCTGTAGAAGATTTCAACTTACAAACAGGGCAAGTATTCTTAAACCAAGCACCTTTCTCATTCGATTTATCTGTAATGGATATTTACCCATCATTAGTAACAGGTAGTACACTTTGGGCAATCGATAAAGATATGATTGCACGTCCAAAAGACTTGTTTGCTTCTTTAGAGCAATCGGATATTCAAGTATGGACTTCAACACCATCTTTCGCTGAAATGTGTTTAATGGAAGCTTCTTTCTCTGAGAGTATGCTACCAAACATGAAAACATTCTTATTCTGCGGTGAGGTGTTACCAAATGAAGTGGCTAGAAAATTAATTGAGCGTTTCCCGAAAGCTACAATTATGAATACGTACGGTCCAACAGAAGCTACTGTCGCTGTAACAGGTATTCATGTTACAGAAGAAGTGCTTGATCAATACAAATCACTTCCAGTCGGCTACTGTAAATCAGACTGTCGCCTTCTTATTATGAAAGAAGACGGCACACTTGCACCTGATGGTGAAAAGGGTGAAATCGTAATTGTTGGTCCAAGCGTAAGCGTTGGATATTTAGGAAGCCCTGAATTAACAGAAAAAGCATTTACCATGATTGATGGTGAGCGCGCCTATAAAACAGGCGATGCTGGCTATGTAGAAAATGGTCTTCTATTCTATAATGGTCGTCTTGATTTCCAAATTAAGCTTCATGGTTATCGAATGGAATTAGAAGAAATTGAGCATCACCTTCGTGCGTGTTCTTACGTAGAAGGAGCAGTTATTGTTCCAATTAAAAAAGGTGAAAAATACGATTATTTATTAGCGGTTGTTGTTCCTGGAGAGCATTCATTTGAAAAAGAATTCAAATTAACATCTGCAATTAAAAAAGAACTCAATGAGCGATTACCAAACTACATGATTCCACGTAAATTCATGTATCAATCTTCTATTCCAATGACACCAAATGGAAAGGTAGATCGCAAAAAATTATTGAGTGAGGTTACAGCATGA
- a CDS encoding amidohydrolase, whose product MNRVWKSLISEENIMKWRRHFHKYPELSFHEKETSQFIYDTLCSFSSFEVTRPTKYSVLAIKRGTEQGKVVAIRADIDALPIQEETRKSYASVNKGMMHACGHDAHAAILLSTAEALSNMKEDFAGEIRLFFQHAEEVYPGGGQEMVEAGVMDGVDYVIGLHVMSGLESGKVGIVYGSMMAAPDVFTIEILGEGGHAARPEETIDPIAIGAQIITNLQHIISRNTSAFMHRVVSVTQFHGGMTDNIIPNKASLMGTVRSFNQTLREEAKEKIEQIVKGITEAHGGDYTYTYRYGYDPVINNEYITKIVEKSAIKLFGNQRIVHLEPSMGGEDFSAYLRKAPGCFIKLGTGNQNIDTCYPHHHPKFDVDESALIYGVELFLETTIRLLKS is encoded by the coding sequence ATGAATAGAGTGTGGAAGAGTCTTATTTCAGAAGAAAATATTATGAAATGGAGACGGCATTTTCATAAGTATCCGGAATTATCGTTTCATGAAAAAGAAACTTCGCAATTTATATATGATACATTATGCTCATTTTCTTCTTTTGAAGTAACGAGACCAACGAAGTACAGTGTACTAGCAATTAAAAGAGGAACGGAACAAGGGAAAGTAGTTGCGATTCGAGCGGATATAGATGCTTTACCAATTCAAGAGGAGACAAGGAAATCTTATGCTTCTGTGAATAAAGGGATGATGCATGCATGCGGGCATGATGCTCATGCAGCTATTTTGTTAAGTACAGCAGAAGCGCTATCAAATATGAAGGAAGATTTTGCAGGCGAAATCCGTCTGTTCTTTCAACACGCAGAGGAAGTGTATCCCGGTGGCGGACAAGAAATGGTGGAGGCCGGTGTTATGGACGGCGTCGATTATGTAATAGGTTTGCATGTTATGTCTGGATTAGAAAGTGGGAAGGTAGGAATTGTATATGGCTCTATGATGGCAGCACCAGACGTATTTACAATTGAAATTTTAGGAGAGGGTGGTCATGCGGCACGACCAGAAGAAACGATAGATCCTATTGCTATCGGAGCACAAATTATTACAAATTTACAACATATCATATCAAGAAATACAAGTGCTTTTATGCACAGAGTAGTGTCAGTTACACAATTTCATGGGGGGATGACCGATAATATCATTCCAAACAAAGCATCTTTAATGGGAACTGTTCGATCTTTTAATCAAACATTAAGAGAGGAAGCAAAAGAGAAAATTGAGCAAATTGTGAAAGGAATTACAGAAGCGCATGGAGGGGATTATACATATACGTATCGTTACGGATATGATCCAGTTATTAATAATGAGTACATTACGAAAATAGTAGAAAAAAGTGCGATAAAATTGTTCGGAAATCAGCGTATTGTGCATCTTGAACCTTCTATGGGAGGAGAAGATTTTTCAGCGTATTTAAGAAAAGCACCTGGTTGTTTTATTAAATTAGGAACAGGGAATCAAAATATTGATACTTGTTATCCACATCATCATCCGAAATTTGATGTAGATGAATCAGCTTTAATTTATGGAGTAGAATTATTTTTAGAAACAACGATAAGGTTACTAAAATCATAG
- a CDS encoding 2-isopropylmalate synthase yields the protein MDEKQKKQSFDEEFAPEISPGYRQDVHKPPKYKNTSFLMGITIFATILLVLIIFVYF from the coding sequence ATGGACGAAAAACAAAAGAAGCAATCATTCGATGAAGAATTCGCCCCTGAAATTTCACCTGGATATCGGCAAGATGTACATAAGCCACCTAAATATAAAAACACTTCTTTTTTAATGGGCATTACCATTTTCGCAACCATATTACTCGTACTCATCATTTTCGTCTATTTTTAA
- a CDS encoding biotin transporter BioY, protein MGCIVKKRIVIISICIAFGLFWSYKETVFASFKPIDQYELNQELKNKNIENLTHKEMKMIGEHFVTAQLSVFEFDNKEDVKIKSEELFVNKGYEQLMKNYYPNRFRNLEYKFTNEEIRQVTDESFRYHAVVYVAGTENGKRSEMKLNYDMKIIKVNNIFRVLDQKQYVQ, encoded by the coding sequence ATGGGATGTATTGTGAAGAAAAGAATAGTAATCATTTCTATATGTATCGCTTTTGGTTTGTTTTGGTCATATAAAGAGACTGTTTTTGCTAGCTTTAAACCGATAGATCAGTACGAGTTAAATCAAGAATTAAAGAACAAGAATATAGAAAATTTAACTCATAAAGAAATGAAAATGATAGGAGAACACTTTGTGACAGCGCAACTATCAGTGTTTGAGTTTGATAATAAAGAAGATGTGAAGATAAAAAGCGAAGAGCTATTTGTAAATAAAGGGTATGAACAATTAATGAAAAATTATTATCCAAATCGTTTTCGAAATTTAGAGTATAAATTTACAAACGAGGAGATACGTCAAGTGACGGATGAGAGTTTTCGCTATCATGCTGTAGTGTACGTTGCTGGTACTGAAAATGGTAAGAGAAGTGAAATGAAATTAAATTATGACATGAAAATTATAAAGGTTAATAATATATTTAGGGTGTTAGATCAAAAACAGTATGTACAATGA
- a CDS encoding aminoglycoside phosphotransferase family protein, giving the protein MCSYKQYIKQALPNLSIHSYKQNEEGWDNIAVIINDELLFRFPRKLEYAKRIPLEKELCTILSHSLQEIEVPKYHLLYTNDADTFPLCSYYTLIHGEPFKKEIVTRLEKKELQAIITQLATFLTALHSIPLKQVTTLGFPIEKTLTYWKELQTKLNQYFTNSLTSLQKSALNRLFENFFEYIATSTFQNTIIHADFTHHHILFNNQNKTISGIIDFGDAQIGDPAFDFAGLYYDFGHEFTTSVYEQYCSLISHNDPLLIQRITSFYQYSPLLHNLVYNIETNNRIELIKNKEQLKVILQG; this is encoded by the coding sequence ATGTGCTCCTATAAACAATATATAAAACAAGCTCTGCCTAATCTTTCTATACATTCATATAAACAAAATGAAGAAGGATGGGATAATATAGCGGTTATTATAAATGACGAGCTACTATTTCGTTTCCCGCGAAAACTTGAGTATGCAAAGCGAATTCCGTTAGAAAAGGAACTGTGCACAATTCTCTCTCATTCGCTACAAGAAATCGAGGTTCCAAAGTATCACCTATTATATACAAATGATGCTGATACTTTTCCACTTTGTAGTTACTATACTCTCATTCATGGTGAACCGTTTAAAAAAGAAATAGTTACCAGGCTAGAGAAAAAAGAATTGCAAGCAATCATTACACAATTAGCTACTTTCCTTACAGCACTTCATAGTATCCCTTTAAAACAAGTTACAACGTTAGGGTTCCCTATCGAAAAAACACTTACATACTGGAAAGAGCTACAAACAAAATTAAATCAGTATTTTACTAACAGTCTTACTTCACTCCAGAAATCAGCCTTAAATCGTCTATTCGAAAATTTCTTTGAATACATAGCTACATCCACTTTTCAAAATACAATTATTCACGCTGACTTTACACATCATCACATTTTATTTAATAACCAAAATAAAACCATCTCAGGAATCATCGATTTTGGTGATGCTCAAATTGGCGATCCCGCTTTTGATTTTGCCGGGCTATATTATGATTTCGGACATGAATTTACTACATCTGTATATGAACAATACTGTTCCCTTATTTCTCACAATGATCCATTACTTATTCAACGTATCACTAGCTTTTATCAATACAGTCCTTTACTACATAACCTTGTTTATAACATCGAAACAAACAACAGAATCGAATTAATTAAGAATAAAGAACAACTGAAAGTGATATTACAGGGATGA
- the dltD gene encoding D-alanyl-lipoteichoic acid biosynthesis protein DltD, producing MNKVKFGPMLLALALFAVFLLIPTRFLLPLVSDEKVEQAATSLKEEKIQSMILQQKMLADPKYLPMYGSSEFARMDAFHPSNYFKVKPEGFTPFLLGRGGTQDLVHVLNFASTMDQLKDKKMIFVLSPQWFVPQGIDETHFAPNFSKQQGYHFIFNDDLKPEMKKQIAKRLLNFEIVKKETLLKVSLEGIAYDDTKHKVKALAAKPFAYIYRNILDRKDLFTAMFDIKPHKEKLDPSLKQMNWEEARKHADQTGAVESGSNEYGIEDDYFNSKIKKKLKQREGYLKNDAYDQSPEYEDLQIVLDLLKQSGAKPLFISVPVKGPWYDYAGFPKEKRELYYNKVHEQIKKAGYPIADFSNHEYDKYFLKDHMHLGWKGWVYIDEAIQQFYKAS from the coding sequence ATGAACAAAGTAAAATTTGGTCCGATGCTTTTAGCATTGGCCCTTTTTGCTGTATTCTTACTTATTCCGACGCGCTTCCTACTTCCACTTGTAAGTGATGAAAAAGTAGAACAAGCTGCGACTTCTTTAAAAGAAGAAAAAATTCAAAGTATGATTTTACAGCAAAAGATGTTAGCAGACCCGAAATATCTTCCGATGTACGGTTCATCGGAATTCGCACGTATGGATGCTTTCCATCCATCGAATTATTTCAAAGTAAAGCCTGAAGGATTCACACCATTCTTACTTGGACGCGGCGGAACACAAGACCTTGTACATGTATTAAACTTCGCATCTACAATGGATCAATTGAAAGATAAGAAAATGATATTCGTTCTTTCTCCGCAATGGTTTGTACCACAAGGCATTGATGAGACACACTTTGCACCTAACTTTTCAAAACAACAAGGTTACCACTTCATTTTCAACGATGATTTAAAACCTGAAATGAAAAAACAAATTGCAAAACGCTTATTAAACTTTGAAATCGTTAAGAAGGAAACTTTACTTAAAGTTTCGCTTGAAGGTATTGCTTATGATGATACGAAGCATAAAGTAAAAGCACTTGCTGCTAAACCTTTCGCTTATATTTATCGTAACATTTTAGATCGTAAAGATTTATTTACAGCAATGTTTGATATTAAGCCGCATAAAGAAAAGCTTGATCCATCATTGAAACAAATGAACTGGGAAGAAGCTCGTAAGCATGCTGATCAAACAGGTGCCGTAGAATCAGGATCTAACGAATATGGTATTGAAGATGATTACTTCAATAGCAAAATTAAGAAGAAATTAAAGCAACGTGAAGGTTACTTAAAAAATGATGCTTATGACCAATCACCAGAGTATGAAGATTTACAAATTGTACTTGATTTATTAAAACAATCTGGCGCAAAACCGCTCTTCATTTCTGTTCCTGTAAAAGGTCCTTGGTATGATTACGCTGGCTTCCCAAAAGAAAAACGCGAATTATACTACAATAAAGTTCATGAGCAAATTAAGAAAGCTGGGTATCCAATTGCTGATTTCTCAAATCATGAATATGATAAGTACTTCTTAAAAGATCATATGCACTTAGGTTGGAAAGGCTGGGTTTACATCGACGAAGCTATCCAACAATTTTATAAAGCAAGCTAA
- a CDS encoding teichoic acid D-Ala incorporation-associated protein DltX — MERLKEIWSQPLTQWVAKTVYYLAILFALLWLYGFHDTNTSTFIYNEF; from the coding sequence ATGGAAAGATTAAAAGAGATATGGTCTCAACCACTCACACAATGGGTTGCAAAGACGGTTTATTACCTTGCAATTTTATTTGCATTACTTTGGTTGTATGGATTCCATGATACAAACACAAGTACATTTATTTACAATGAATTCTAG
- a CDS encoding flavodoxin, whose protein sequence is MSKLVMIFASMSGNTEEMADHIAGAIRETENEIEVIDIMDSPEASILEQYDGIILGAYTWGDGDLPDDFLDFYDAMDSIDLTGKKAAVFGSCDSGYPKYGVAVDILIEKLQERGAAVVLEGLKVELTPEDEDVEKCLQFGAEFVKHLS, encoded by the coding sequence TTGAGTAAGTTAGTAATGATTTTTGCAAGTATGAGTGGAAATACGGAGGAAATGGCTGATCATATTGCGGGTGCAATTCGTGAAACAGAAAATGAAATTGAAGTCATTGATATTATGGATTCACCAGAAGCTTCTATATTAGAGCAATATGACGGTATTATTTTAGGTGCTTATACTTGGGGAGATGGTGATCTTCCGGATGATTTTTTAGATTTTTATGACGCAATGGATTCTATTGATTTAACTGGGAAAAAAGCGGCAGTATTCGGGTCATGTGATTCAGGTTATCCAAAATACGGGGTAGCGGTTGATATTTTAATAGAAAAGCTGCAGGAGCGCGGGGCAGCAGTTGTGTTAGAAGGATTGAAAGTAGAATTAACGCCAGAAGATGAAGATGTAGAAAAATGTTTACAGTTTGGAGCTGAATTTGTAAAACACCTTTCTTAA